The Streptococcus pluranimalium genome contains a region encoding:
- a CDS encoding VRR-NUC domain-containing protein codes for MREKVVEEALVKAVKCRGGLALKLTSPSWVGIPDRLVLLPQGRLGFVEVKAPGKVPRPLQVRRLEQLKNLGFKVYVLDSLEKIEGVLDDLQTT; via the coding sequence ATGCGAGAAAAAGTTGTGGAAGAGGCATTGGTCAAAGCCGTTAAATGTCGAGGTGGCTTGGCTCTGAAGTTGACGTCACCCTCTTGGGTTGGCATCCCAGACAGGCTGGTACTTTTGCCTCAAGGTAGGCTGGGATTTGTGGAAGTGAAGGCTCCTGGAAAAGTGCCTCGACCTTTACAGGTTAGAAGATTAGAGCAGTTGAAGAACTTGGGCTTTAAGGTTTATGTTTTAGATAGCTTAGAAAAAATTGAAGGAGTATTGGATGACCTACAAACCACATGA
- a CDS encoding DNA polymerase, with protein MTVLSLDIETYSDVDLLKSGVYRYVDSPQFEVLLVAYAIDDGPVTVVDIACGEELPIPIREMLGDEAVIKSAFNANFERVCLSKWFQESYSPSSWQCTAVQAASLALPQTLALVGRTLNISHQKLEEGKDLIRTFCVPCRPTKANGMRERNHPHHLPDLWQDFKAYCQRDVEAERDIREKLSRFPLSQLEQAYYALDQTINDRGVRVDLALVNQAIACDLAYKDQVTTRAYELSGLENPNSVAQVKEWLEIRGVFMDSLNKKSIQTQMKEEDGEVLEMLKLRLLLSKTSVKKYQAIERCVTHAGRVHGLLQFYGANRTGRWAGRLVQVQNLPQNKLADLDLARTLVKEGAFETLDILYENVPNVLSELIRTAFIPKEGHQFVVADYAAIEARVLAWLSGEDWRLQVFEEGGDIYCASASAMFGIPVEKHGLNSHLRQKGKIAELALGYGGSVGALTAMGALDMGMEEDELQPLVTQWRQANPHIVAFWWAIDQAAKEVLKTKQIQHLYGLTFSYEAGIFFITLPSGRRLSYVKPRLELNAFRKLGMTYEGIGDNKKWTRIDTYGPKLVENIVQAIARDLLAHGMLVLAQAGFSIVLHVHDEAVVEVPTETVDVQKVCDLLATKPKWAEGLPLRADGYACDFYQKD; from the coding sequence ATGACCGTCTTGTCTTTAGACATTGAAACCTATTCCGATGTGGACTTGCTTAAGTCTGGTGTTTACCGCTATGTGGATAGCCCTCAATTTGAAGTATTGCTTGTAGCTTATGCGATTGATGATGGGCCTGTGACAGTCGTGGATATTGCTTGTGGTGAGGAACTGCCAATTCCTATTCGGGAGATGTTAGGGGATGAGGCGGTCATTAAGTCAGCTTTCAACGCTAATTTTGAGCGAGTTTGCTTGTCTAAGTGGTTTCAGGAATCCTATTCTCCCTCATCTTGGCAATGTACCGCAGTTCAAGCCGCATCCCTTGCTTTGCCTCAGACCCTTGCCTTGGTGGGACGGACACTCAATATCAGTCACCAGAAGTTAGAAGAAGGCAAGGACCTTATTCGCACCTTCTGTGTGCCTTGTCGGCCGACGAAGGCAAATGGCATGAGAGAACGCAATCACCCTCATCATTTACCAGACTTATGGCAGGATTTTAAAGCTTATTGCCAGCGTGATGTGGAGGCAGAGCGAGACATACGAGAGAAACTTTCTCGGTTCCCCCTTTCTCAATTAGAACAGGCTTACTATGCCCTGGATCAAACCATCAATGATAGAGGGGTTCGGGTGGATCTAGCATTAGTTAATCAAGCCATTGCCTGTGACTTGGCTTATAAAGACCAAGTGACGACTAGAGCCTATGAATTATCAGGTCTTGAGAATCCCAACTCAGTTGCACAGGTTAAAGAGTGGCTAGAAATAAGAGGCGTCTTTATGGACTCACTCAATAAGAAATCCATTCAAACGCAGATGAAGGAGGAGGATGGTGAGGTGCTTGAGATGTTAAAACTTCGCCTCTTATTATCAAAGACCTCCGTCAAAAAATACCAGGCGATTGAACGCTGCGTCACCCATGCAGGACGAGTTCATGGTCTCTTGCAGTTTTATGGGGCTAACCGTACAGGCCGCTGGGCTGGTCGCTTGGTCCAGGTTCAAAACCTCCCTCAGAACAAATTAGCGGACCTAGATCTGGCGAGAACCTTGGTCAAAGAAGGAGCCTTTGAAACCCTAGATATTCTCTATGAGAATGTTCCCAATGTTCTCTCTGAGTTGATTCGAACAGCCTTTATTCCCAAAGAAGGTCACCAGTTTGTGGTTGCGGACTATGCGGCCATTGAAGCTAGAGTTCTTGCCTGGTTATCAGGTGAGGACTGGCGGCTACAGGTGTTTGAAGAAGGTGGTGATATCTACTGTGCTTCTGCCAGTGCTATGTTCGGCATACCCGTTGAAAAGCACGGCCTCAATAGCCACTTGAGACAGAAAGGAAAGATTGCGGAGCTGGCACTCGGTTATGGTGGTTCAGTTGGTGCACTCACCGCTATGGGAGCACTTGATATGGGTATGGAGGAGGATGAGCTCCAACCGCTAGTCACGCAATGGCGACAAGCTAATCCACACATTGTGGCCTTTTGGTGGGCCATTGACCAGGCTGCCAAAGAGGTCTTAAAGACCAAGCAGATCCAGCACCTCTATGGCTTGACCTTCTCTTATGAGGCAGGGATATTCTTTATCACCCTACCATCGGGGCGACGGTTGTCTTATGTGAAGCCTAGGTTAGAACTGAACGCCTTTAGGAAACTAGGTATGACCTACGAGGGCATTGGCGACAATAAGAAATGGACACGGATTGATACCTATGGTCCAAAGTTAGTGGAAAACATTGTCCAGGCCATTGCTCGTGACCTCTTGGCACACGGCATGTTGGTTTTGGCTCAAGCAGGCTTTTCAATTGTCTTGCATGTTCATGACGAAGCGGTGGTTGAAGTACCGACAGAAACAGTTGATGTTCAAAAGGTCTGTGACCTCCTTGCGACGAAACCAAAATGGGCAGAAGGATTGCCATTGCGAGCAGATGGCTATGCCTGTGATTTTTACCAGAAAGATTAA
- a CDS encoding DUF2815 family protein, translating to MSKETKVIIAGRLSYVNIWEPQSINGSEPKYSVSLIIPKSDTATLNKIKQAIEVAKQEAISKFGGKIPANLKLPLRDGDIDRPDDEAYQNSYFINCNSKQKPQVVDSQVQPILDQTEVYSGCYGRVSVTFYGFNSNGNRGVAAGLGNVQKLRDGDALGGRMRAEDEFSTLSDDDFLA from the coding sequence AGTGATTATTGCAGGTCGTCTCTCGTATGTGAACATTTGGGAGCCACAATCCATCAATGGGTCTGAACCCAAGTATTCAGTCTCTCTGATTATTCCAAAGAGTGATACAGCGACCCTCAATAAAATTAAGCAGGCCATTGAAGTGGCTAAACAAGAAGCCATTTCAAAATTTGGTGGGAAGATTCCAGCCAACCTCAAACTCCCTCTTCGTGATGGGGACATTGACCGACCAGATGATGAAGCTTACCAGAATAGCTATTTCATCAACTGCAACTCTAAACAAAAACCGCAGGTGGTCGATAGCCAGGTTCAACCGATTCTTGACCAGACGGAAGTCTATTCAGGTTGTTATGGTCGAGTATCTGTGACCTTCTATGGCTTTAACTCAAACGGTAATCGAGGCGTTGCGGCAGGGCTTGGTAATGTTCAAAAACTCCGTGATGGTGATGCTCTTGGTGGTCGTATGCGAGCGGAGGATGAGTTTTCAACCTTATCCGATGATGATTTTCTAGCCTAA
- a CDS encoding virulence-associated E family protein — protein sequence MALHISLGNKRTDKVWTQTTYSFEQFEARIATTIRTAETVAEYASLPKSKQDDIKDVGGFVLGRLKDGRRKKDAVISRSALTLDMDFATVGIVDELELLFDNKAYLYSTHKHSPQKPRLRLIIPLSREVSAEEYQAVSRKVAEDIGIELFDDTTYEPSRLMYWPSTSQDGEFVFHKLAGELLNPDQVLSRYTNWKDTKSWPVSSRQTKLMERAIKRQADPLEKTGLIGAFNRAYPITAAIATYLSDIYQPSSYPGRYDYVHATTSGGVVIYEDKFAYSHHATDPYGGRLLSSFDLVRLHLFGDRDDEGQKDTSKQPSFKAMQDLVLKDDLTKELLAKERLEQASLEFQDDPNWQAQLELDKTGKVKDTLSNIATIIRYDPNLQNIVYNEFKHIIDVKGSLPWKQVKGGWNDSDLANAKLYFERVYGIWSPTKFKDALLAVVTAERTYHPIKEYLEPLVWDGVERIEHLLIDYMGAKDTPYTRAVMRKTMVAAIARIYEPGIKFDSILVLNGPQGLGKSTFFLKLGGSWFSDSLAISDMRDKTAAEKLQGYWILEISEMTGIKKTDVETVKSFVTRQDDKFRQAYGVNVESHPRTCVIVGSTNSEGGFLRDVTGNRRFWPVQVTKDSKKKPWQMSDIDQLWAEAKTYYQEGEALYLTGSVAKEAVQEQQAAMESDDREGIVADYLNTLLPDNWSQMDLYERRTFMSGGEFGKSSQGTVTRERVCIMEIWCECFGKERQNLKKIDSYEIEGILNKIGGWTKYTGNATGKMKFALYGTQRAFVRLPVGN from the coding sequence ATGGCGTTACATATTTCATTGGGAAACAAACGAACAGATAAGGTTTGGACGCAAACAACCTACAGCTTTGAGCAATTCGAAGCTCGGATTGCGACGACCATTCGCACGGCAGAAACCGTAGCGGAGTATGCGTCCTTGCCAAAGTCCAAGCAAGATGACATCAAGGATGTCGGAGGCTTTGTCTTGGGCAGACTCAAGGACGGCAGACGCAAGAAGGATGCGGTGATTAGTCGCTCTGCTCTTACCCTTGATATGGACTTTGCGACGGTAGGGATTGTGGATGAGTTGGAGCTCTTATTTGACAACAAGGCTTACCTCTATTCTACCCATAAGCACAGTCCGCAAAAACCTCGTTTACGACTCATCATTCCCCTATCAAGGGAAGTGAGTGCCGAGGAATACCAAGCGGTTAGTCGAAAAGTTGCCGAGGATATTGGCATTGAGCTCTTTGACGATACAACCTATGAGCCAAGTCGGCTTATGTACTGGCCATCGACATCACAGGATGGAGAATTTGTTTTTCACAAATTGGCTGGAGAGCTCCTTAATCCAGACCAGGTGCTCTCTCGCTATACCAACTGGAAGGACACCAAGTCTTGGCCAGTTTCCAGTCGCCAGACCAAGCTGATGGAGCGGGCCATTAAGCGACAAGCTGACCCTCTAGAAAAGACAGGATTGATTGGAGCTTTTAACCGAGCCTATCCCATCACGGCTGCCATCGCAACTTACCTCTCTGATATCTATCAACCCTCTAGCTATCCTGGGCGTTACGACTACGTCCATGCGACCACCAGTGGTGGTGTTGTCATCTATGAGGATAAGTTTGCCTATAGTCATCATGCCACTGACCCTTACGGAGGGAGGCTATTGTCCAGCTTTGACTTGGTGCGACTCCACCTCTTTGGGGATCGAGACGATGAGGGACAAAAGGACACCAGTAAGCAGCCCTCGTTTAAGGCCATGCAGGACTTGGTGTTAAAAGACGACCTTACCAAAGAGCTACTTGCCAAAGAGCGTCTCGAGCAAGCGAGTTTGGAGTTTCAAGATGACCCTAACTGGCAGGCTCAGCTGGAGTTGGACAAGACAGGAAAGGTCAAAGACACCCTCTCCAATATCGCAACCATTATTCGCTATGACCCTAACCTCCAGAACATCGTCTACAACGAGTTCAAGCACATCATCGATGTCAAAGGATCCTTGCCTTGGAAGCAGGTCAAGGGCGGTTGGAACGACTCTGACCTTGCCAATGCCAAGCTCTATTTTGAGCGGGTTTATGGCATCTGGTCACCAACTAAGTTCAAGGATGCTCTCCTTGCGGTGGTGACCGCAGAGCGAACCTACCATCCAATCAAGGAATACCTAGAACCTTTGGTCTGGGATGGCGTTGAGCGGATTGAGCACCTGCTCATTGATTACATGGGGGCTAAGGACACTCCCTACACACGAGCAGTTATGAGAAAGACTATGGTCGCAGCTATTGCTCGCATCTATGAACCAGGCATCAAGTTTGATTCTATCTTGGTATTGAACGGTCCGCAAGGGCTAGGAAAGTCCACCTTCTTTTTGAAGCTTGGCGGTAGCTGGTTTTCGGATTCTCTAGCTATCTCTGATATGAGGGATAAGACAGCTGCAGAGAAGCTCCAAGGTTACTGGATTTTAGAAATCTCTGAGATGACCGGGATTAAAAAGACCGATGTGGAGACGGTTAAGTCCTTTGTGACCAGGCAGGATGACAAGTTCCGCCAAGCCTATGGGGTCAACGTGGAAAGTCACCCAAGAACCTGTGTGATAGTAGGATCGACCAACTCTGAAGGTGGATTCTTGCGAGATGTGACAGGTAACCGTCGCTTTTGGCCAGTACAGGTGACCAAGGATAGCAAAAAGAAACCGTGGCAGATGTCAGATATCGACCAGTTGTGGGCAGAGGCCAAGACCTACTATCAGGAAGGTGAAGCCCTATATCTCACAGGTAGCGTGGCCAAAGAAGCGGTGCAGGAGCAACAGGCGGCTATGGAATCCGATGATAGAGAGGGTATTGTAGCTGATTACCTCAATACACTATTACCAGATAATTGGTCTCAGATGGACCTCTATGAGCGTCGAACCTTTATGTCTGGAGGCGAGTTTGGCAAGAGCAGTCAAGGGACAGTCACTAGGGAGCGGGTCTGCATTATGGAAATCTGGTGCGAGTGCTTTGGCAAGGAACGCCAGAATTTGAAAAAGATTGACTCCTATGAAATTGAAGGGATTTTGAATAAAATTGGCGGTTGGACCAAGTACACAGGAAATGCGACAGGCAAGATGAAGTTTGCCCTCTATGGGACACAGCGAGCGTTTGTCAGGTTGCCAGTAGGCAACTAA
- a CDS encoding SNF2-related protein yields the protein MTYKPHDYQTYATEFIKSHSTACLMLEMGLGKTVITLTALWDLILDSFEVRRVLIIAPLRVAEHTWQEELKKWEHLSGLTLSVVVGSDKERRAALRKPAFLYTLNRENVVWLIDNKLFDFDMVIIDELSSFKSYQSKRFKALRRVQASTKRMVGLTGTPGNLMDLFSEIGILDGGKRLGRFITGFRDQYFLPDKRNGQVVFSYKPKEGAEDAIYDRISDMTISMKALDYLQMPERIDHEVLVEMNLKEKELYQTFKQELVVSLKDQVIDAINSASLSNKLLQLANGSVYGEEGAVLPFHDKKLEILEEMVEAMQGKPLLVAYWFKHDLKRLKERFKEARTISSSQAITDWNNGKISIGLIHPASSGHGLNLQAGGSTICWFGLTWSLELYQQLNARLWRQGQKETVIIHHLITKGTIDEEVMKRLKTKTITQDHIIEAVRVSLKGG from the coding sequence ATGACCTACAAACCACATGATTACCAAACCTATGCGACAGAATTCATCAAGAGTCACTCAACTGCTTGTCTCATGCTTGAGATGGGACTTGGGAAAACGGTGATTACCTTGACGGCTCTTTGGGATTTAATTTTAGATTCTTTCGAGGTCAGACGGGTTCTTATCATTGCACCTCTTCGAGTGGCAGAACACACCTGGCAGGAAGAGTTAAAGAAGTGGGAACACTTATCAGGACTAACCCTATCAGTGGTAGTCGGTTCAGACAAAGAACGCAGAGCTGCACTCAGGAAACCTGCCTTTCTTTATACTCTCAATCGAGAGAATGTGGTTTGGTTGATTGACAATAAGCTCTTTGACTTTGACATGGTGATTATTGATGAGCTTTCTAGTTTTAAGTCTTATCAATCCAAACGCTTTAAAGCCTTACGACGTGTACAGGCCAGCACCAAACGGATGGTGGGATTGACAGGAACACCTGGTAACCTCATGGACCTCTTTTCTGAGATTGGTATCTTAGATGGTGGTAAGCGGTTGGGACGATTTATCACAGGGTTTCGAGACCAGTATTTTTTACCAGATAAGCGTAATGGGCAAGTAGTCTTTTCTTACAAACCCAAAGAGGGAGCAGAAGATGCCATCTATGACCGCATTTCTGATATGACGATTTCGATGAAGGCTCTCGATTACCTCCAAATGCCAGAACGAATTGACCATGAGGTACTGGTCGAGATGAATCTTAAAGAAAAAGAACTCTACCAGACCTTCAAACAAGAATTGGTCGTGTCACTAAAAGACCAAGTCATTGATGCCATCAATAGTGCTAGCCTATCTAATAAACTTTTGCAGCTGGCTAATGGTTCGGTCTATGGAGAGGAAGGAGCTGTTCTTCCCTTTCATGATAAGAAACTGGAGATCTTGGAAGAAATGGTGGAAGCCATGCAGGGTAAGCCTCTTCTTGTAGCTTACTGGTTCAAACATGATTTAAAGCGCCTCAAGGAGAGATTTAAAGAAGCTAGAACTATTTCCTCTAGTCAGGCGATTACGGATTGGAATAATGGGAAGATTAGTATTGGTCTTATTCATCCAGCTAGTTCTGGACATGGCCTTAACCTTCAAGCTGGAGGTTCCACTATCTGTTGGTTTGGCTTGACCTGGTCCTTGGAACTTTACCAACAATTAAATGCTAGGCTCTGGAGACAGGGTCAAAAAGAAACAGTGATCATTCATCACCTCATCACTAAGGGAACGATTGATGAGGAGGTCATGAAACGCTTAAAAACAAAAACGATCACTCAAGACCACATCATTGAGGCAGTCAGGGTGTCTTTGAAAGGAGGATAA